Within Salvia splendens isolate huo1 chromosome 21, SspV2, whole genome shotgun sequence, the genomic segment ATCATCAAACCATCACCATTTCTATCGTTGTAGCCGCCTTCTGCCGGCGCAATACTAAGAGGCGCCGCTCATCGTTTGCTGGCCTCATCAAGAACCGGTAGCAAGAATTTGGAGAACAACTATGATTTATCCCTGAAATTGCAACACCGTAAATAACAATTCCTAAGCAAGTGTCGTTTATTTCTTGATCCTTGGTCATTACCAAACATAGAATCATCTATTCGAACACAAAGCCCTCCAAATTTACATCTTTTGTCATCAAACCGGAGATTCTCTCCAAACAACCATATGGGCTTTGGGATTCCCCATCTTGACAAAGGGATTCATTTTTTAATCCTAATTGAGGTGAAAAGATGCATTCTTGAGGAAGGTTCTTGAAAACGTGAGCGAAGCGGGGCTAGGTGGAGGTCGGAGGAGGAGTCCCACAAGGAATTAGGAGAGTTGGAGACGAGGCGGTGTTCACCGGAGGAGGAATGGATAGTGGAATCAGCGGCTGAGCGAGGAGTTGGGACATAGTGGGAATTATCGCCGAAAGGGGATAAGGGATGCCGAGGAAGGGTGGAGAAGCAGCCGGAGCAATGGAAGCTGAGGGCGGAGTCGTGGAGGACGGCGGTGAGAAGGCGAAGGGGTAGAGTGAGGTCTTTGCCAACGCCGATATCTTGGATTGCTCTCATCTccatttttagatttttaatgtaaaattgaagaACTTGTTACTAGCAAAAAAAAGATTTCTAAACATTTTGAGAATATTTGATGAATGAATTAAGACAAGAGGGATGAGttctttttattttggatttataataatatagtaattattttggGTTGCTGCAAGAACTAGGGCTCTTCAAAGTAGAAGAactgagaaagaagaagaagaagaagaagaagaatccaAAAGAGGGAAGGAGAAACCACGTTTAAAGATGGAAGAAGAAATCAGAAAGAGGAAaggattatttttattttgggaatttagaataataattagtgggagtattattatttaaaaatgtattattgaaataattaattgggTCAAAATTGAGTTAACACATGTTGATTGTTACTATTTAACGGCTCTGTCCATTTTGGACAAAGTCTGGCCCAAGTTGAAATGTGTGGGACtaaataattcaaaacgtaatgtttatgaccaaaatcgtaaaatgagcatatgtttaggaccaatttgAGTCTTTACTCTTATTATTTCAAGTTCTAAAATCACAAATTTATACAATAGCAATTTATTATACCAATAAAAACTCATATAATCAAATAagtttataaactaaaaattacacacaaatcacatatcatttaaatcaCTTTTCGATCTATACTACAGAAGGTCAATCATATATACAtgtcaataaaaataatatataaatatatattagaaGATATCCAAATCGAttaaaatcatcaacaaaaataCAGTAacctaataaataaaaataaaaataaagaatgcaTATAGTGGTGGACagttagaccatccacaataggaatagcccagcaatagcccagccatagcctagccactgccacatcatcagcactaaaaatcctcctgccacatcatcaaaacaagcaaatagcccagcaatagctcagccatagcccagccacatactatccacatcactattaacaaatatatacaaaatgaaataattaacaatcacacaatatacggaattaaatttacgacacaaaaacaagaaaattcactaatattaataaaatttaaaaagtacattaattaaaaaaattacataattaaaaaaaactaacggcggtcaatcctccgcgcccataactcttcaattaaatccttttggagtcgaatatgagccgtcgtttggcgcatgtcgacATGTGCTTgtaggaggccggcttcatcgtgaggtactccactccgtacgttgggggtggccacgccgtggccaccaagtggtgcgaatgaaaatgacgagcaaagcgcgtatatatagtgttacggaaaaaaaaaatttaatttcgtgctaggcggtgcgctgggcgatccgggcgctgcaatagcgccacgcgaccgcccagcgctgcgcggtttctctctccattcgcccgctgggcgactgcaatagatcgcccagcgaaccgcccagcaccggcgctcggctgggcggtcggctgggcggcattgtggatggtcttatatAGGTATTGGGCGGTGCGGCCAAATATATTAGGTATATTAAAGGTGAAAAAGAAAAGTGTTGGCTCTCTTTGCTCGGAGCATTCAACATCACTGCCCAAGAAGGCGACCTTCTCCGCGGCTACTGTGATGCTGCCACCACTGTTGACGGTGGCGCAGtgattaaatcttttatttaatttttgaaaggttggatccAAGCCAAAGGTTTTGTTGATTAAATAGATAAAGAAGGGAAGAGAAATATGGTAAGAGtagtgctctttggcaagagtacggatatgggcccggacccacttttattacttttttactctctgctcttccccaagagcacaacatcccaagttagctccggcgagctggctagccacctcatccttgccggcgtcggatagggataccgacctcggccgtttgctggaggagctggaggaggatgatacgtctcccctatacttcggatgcacacgcaccaCCTGCCAAGCactgaggtacttgaatggtttgtaatttagggattggtaggtcgccaaggcggcactgatgatgtcgagctagCTCCTGCCGCTCCCCACCGACCGCTCTtactggaggtaatacccctggaacttttggatttcttcgttggctctgaatatggcattgcgcaccatactctcattgcgctcaaTGGTTCCAGTCGgacggttttcattgtaccggcgaaagacgcgccaccaaaatcTATCTccgctttggttcgtgccaacctccggatcttcggagataatcaaatagaCTTTGAATAACTGATTCATCTCCGCCAGAGTGTACgaggtgcggacaccacgaggagtaggagtaagagtaggaagaggaggagtttgagagccgtcgctccctcccgatctgggttcgggtgcccacacgtatcgcccatcggggcatcttggtcgtccaccgggtaaggccggtagccacccgaaacttgagaaccttgggtttgaggaggggccgagaattgcgtttccggactagggaatggttgtgagccgaaccattcgtggttccaaccgcgggagtcggaggggtgatcgccggagccggacattttttttataagagtgaaagattgagaattgataagagaagatgagataatttagatgagaattgtgtagtgtggtgtgaaattttttgtgtggaagtggtggtatttatagatgaaaatgtgaattttggggaaaaaaattgaaaaataaattaaaagtgtggagaaaatggatataatttattgggaagtgggaaaatattttttttatttaaaattgatttttttaaattaaattcaatttttttaaaaaaaaaatcgaaaatgcGAACGAttttgccgttggccaatcccgtcgcgccacgtcatcctgctcagcggcacggacgtgctcggtgcatcgagcagcgccgtgccagcggcggacagcaCACTGCCTCGCCAGCGGCATGGACGTCGTCCATCCGAATGAgcagcgttgcggatgctctaatgaagAAGAGGTCATATCTGGTGAAGAAGAAGAGGTGCGGCGGTTTAACTATATAATCCCAGAGTTAATAGGTTAGTGGGTAAGTGGCAATGAATTTCATTAGTGGGTAGTTAatcatgaaaaaaatgaaaagtcaatagtattaatatttcatttagGTTACTCGATacttaaatttaataatatagtaagtatgttaatatttttatattatcaaTGACATTTATGTAATTATTCCCAAAACTCTCTTTATATGTATAGATACCAATAAGAAAAGAGCACGTCATCATTACTGATTAATAGGTAATGAAAATAAAGTGGGCTTTGGAGTTTAGATATGGGCCTAGATATTAATTGAATAGCAGCCCATAATATTTTatgataaattattttgtatCGCCTTCTTCATTTCACCTTCACAGCCATGGCCTTGCCAGCGGCTTCAGCTTCTGCAAAATCAATCTTCAAAAAGCTGCTGCTTCTCAATTCTCCGCACAAATTCTCTCCCGCTCGCTTCTCCGCTTCCGCCACAGTGAATAGTGCTATCAGAAGCAAAGGCAAAAGCAAAATCAAAAGCGAGCCAAATCAGCAGCAGAAGCAGAAGGCAGAGCTGCTAGTGAAGAGGCGAACGCGGTCAGATAGGGAGCTCGACGAGGATGTTTTCTCCAAGCACTATGGGGATGATACTTCTGCTCATGTCCCCGTCATGCTCGGGGAAGTGCTTGACGCCTTCGCCACCGTCAACCTCAAATCCTTCGTCGATTGCACTCTCGGCGCTGGCGGACACTCCGCCGCGGTTTGTCAATCTCTTTGATTTGCTTAATTTGTTCGAGTTGATTATTTGCTAATTCAATGCGTGTATGTTGGTTATGTGGTGAAATTTTTGGGGTTAATGTGATAAATTAAGAGATGATACTAATTTGATATCCTCTATGAGCTGGTCGGAAGTGTGATTTTTTCGTTGCATTAGCCTCTTGGAGAAATAAGTAAGATAGTTTCTGCAGAAATTAAGTTttagtttttccttttttatcctGAGTTCGAGTATTGAAGTTGGATATATCGTTAGACTGTATGAGACGGGAATGAAAATCCACAACATCTAGAACTTTTAGGTAATTCGAGTACTGGCATCAAGAGGGTGTGCATTTGTGCAAAATCACAGTTTATGTGGGCCTTTGCATACTAAATTGGATGGTTTCATGTAGCAGATCACAGGTTAATGTAGAAGTGTAGAACTGAAGTTAGAAGATTGTACCGATGTTCGTGCTAAAACCTGTGAGATAATTAACACAAAGAACATTGGGATTAATGACGTTTCTGCAGCTATTCAATCGCGTAATTTGTGGAGTACTAGTCTTATGGTTGTCCATCAACTTCATATGGCTAGCTAACTAAAGCTCTCTTGAAATCCAGATTATTCAGGCCCATCCAGAAATGGAGTTTTATGTCGGATTTGATGTTGATCCAGTTGCCCATCAAATAGCTCTggataaaattaattatgtgtTGGACAAAGATTCAGGCCACTCTAGAGCACACTTACAAGTTCACACACTTGTGAAGAACTTCAAAAGTATTAAAACTGCGCTTCATGATATTGATGAGAATCGTTCACCAGGAGTTCAAGGAATTTTGATGGACTTAGGAATGTCATCCATGCAGGTACACTGGAAACCATGTTTCATACTTCAGGAGTAACACTCCCTCCGTCTAAATACTTTTCTCACCTGTGATCTGCAGGTCAACAATGCTGAAAGGGGATTTAGTGTACTATGTGATGGACCTCTGGATATGCGGATGAATCCCCAGGTAACTACTGCTGCATCAAGGCCATTAATCCCttcataacttttttttaactcTATATGCAGTATGATAATTATGTTGTACTATATAGAAAGATATAAAATCTAGATTAACTAAAAGAGTGGCAGAGAACTATGCagctttttatttaattagagTTTTCAGCCAAGCAAACCATTCATTTATCCCACACATGGAGAAAAGGAAGAATTAGAACAAAGCAAGACAATGTGACACCCTATATGTTGACGGCCATCAAATGTATTAATTCTGTGGATACTATATTGATAACCCCAATTAACTTGATTCTACAAATGATATTCTACATGTGGTAAAGATTGTCATGTTTATGCACTTCTGCAAATGAATAGGTGAGAAATTTCAACTGGTTATTTCCTACTATTATAATTGCATGTTATATTTATTCTGGCAATTATTTGTTAGAATAGCATGACTCATGTTTGCTTGGGCTACTCTATTTTGTTTCTGAGTAAGATTATGGAGTCAATGGCCAATATTGTTTTGAGCTCCCTTTTCTAGGTGTTCCTGGTTTAAATGAAATGTTCATTAGGTTTGTCCTCCAACTGATCAGAGCAGGGTGTGACAGGCTAGCCTAAAGGCCGAAGACATTTTAAATTTATGGCCAGATGCTGAATTGGGGCGAATTTTACGGGACTATGGTGAAGAAAGCAATTGGTTCACTCTCCATAAGAGAATTGTCAGGGCTCGGTCGACTGGTGGATTGCATACTACACGTCAATTAGTTGACCTCATTCGAAACTCAAGTTCTTCTGCAAAAGGTGCGTCCTTTTGTGTTTCCATTTTATTCATTGTTGTCTGTAATTGCCTGTGTATCTTGGAAGACCTTTTAATGATATGAATTTTGATCTTTGATAAAATTTCCTACATTCCACTTGACACGAATTCTCCATAACTGAAGGAGGAGGTAGGCAGGGATGGATTAAGACTGCAACACGTGTGTTTCAAGCATTGAGAATAGCTGTGAACGATGAACTCAACACGTTGAAGGATTCCATCAACTCTTGTTTTGATTCCCTTGGTCCTGGAGGAAGGCTGGCTGTCATATCGTTCCATAGCTTGGAGGACAGAATCGTGAAGCAGGCATTTTTAGACATCATAAACCGTTCTGATGACGGAGCTAAGCAGTTGAACCATTCAGAAAAATTGGATTCTTACAAGGAAAAAGAAGCATGGATTAAACAGATCGTGCGAGGCAAGGACGCCAATATCCTAACAAAGAGACCGGTGACACCATCTGAATCCGAGGAGAGACTGAACCCTCGAAGTCGAAGTGCTAAACTTAGGGTTATTGAGAAGGTATGATGAAGGATGTGCATATCCTTCCGATGTACCATTCATTTATCAGTTTAATTTATGTTTGTGGCCAATTGATAATTCATCTTTTAGATCGAGTTTCTCATGCTCACTCTCTAAAACTCAAAGGGctatttatactaaaaatatcaGTATGAAGGAATCTAAGATGTTGCTTGACTCGAATTTGGTACATCTTACCATTATTTGACCAATTTGGTTCGACAAAGTACATCTTGTATTCCAAATGTTTAACACATTATTACTAGATTTTGAGACAAAAATCTCATATCTAATCTAAATTGAAGATAATGGTTGTATTTAATGTTTGATATACTATAACCTAGTATTTGAACTttttctataataataataataataataataaaactccTCCTGCCCTATGTCGGTTATGAGGTCCGATTTGCCATTTAGATCTTTCCTCAATTAGAATCTTGGTTTACTTTTACTACTAATATAATTGATAGTTTAACTCATGCTCTATTAAttcatttattcttttttaattataaaattaataattaaaaaatagaattcagattttactatattttttataaaattagtgTAAATTTAATGGGATTCTAAATAGCAAATActcgcgaataggagtcccgatcTCACTTTTGTAATAGGGTCTCacttttcactaactcattccactcacttttcactaactcattccacccAATCTTGGTTTTTTATGTTCTTCTCATTATTAACCGTTAGATCTGATGCAACAACGGTCCAGATTGAAGCTCCATATTTGtatccgtgttgcattattgaACCTGAGTATATGCATTATAAGGGTAAAATTGTCATCCGACCAAAATTGAATTGCCATATTTTGGAATGGCCGAAATTATTGGGATTTGAAACTTCAGTCTCTTCATTGTCTCTCATTAAACGCTGTAAAACTACTTTCCCCTCTCTCCACTCTCTCCACCCTCTCCACACTGTAAACTAGATCCCGAACGCCGCTCGGTAGGCAGCGAAATATTCAACAGCATTCGTCAACGATTACGACACCCACCCTCCACCGTTGCTAACACCGAATCGCAACCGGCGACAAGGTTCATGACTTCGCTTTAATGACTTGGTAGGCACGAAAACTATAAATTGGTACATCCAAAATTGTCGTTGCTCATGAAATTTAGACGggtttttattgttttgggtATACAAGCATGGAATTTGGTATCAGACTGGGTTTTATCGTTTGTTCTGACATCTGTCTTTATCCGCCGGGTTTTTTATGTTTTGGGTTTGAAAGCATGGATTCTGGTATCTGATTTTGTTCTTTTCCGACAGATAAAATATGCATAAGCGAGGACGTCCGCGCTCACAACCATTCCAAGCTGCAGGTATATTTGCGACGCTGCTTGTGCAATTCAATATCGTATCTGTCAATTTTGTGGAATGATACTTGTATGTTtgattagtgcattatgtatatatgtaagcGTCATTATGTGCAGCAAAGGATGCATTATGTAGGGCGTTGTGTTTTACTGACTAAACTCATGCAAAAttaaatatgtgcattatttattttggactgtGCATTATGTACCATGATTTTTGCATTATGATGTCTATAGTAGAAATTAGTACGGGTATTGTCTGTGATGGTTAAGCAACTCAGTCAAGATTCAATATGGTTATTATTTAGTGTGGGAAGTGCAGTATGAATATGTAATTATGCATATGTTGGAGTTTATGGTTCATTATGAGTTATATTCTTGATATTGGTTACTAGTCTTTGTGTGTAATACATGTGCATTTTTTGgtttagacaatgcattatgtCCTATGAAATTTACATTATGTgaattatattatgcattatcaAAGGGTATTATTAGTATCTGTCATGCCATTGTGCAGAGGTATTGATTGTATTTGTTAATAGCCTTAGATTATAAACTAAGATTCAACTTGTTGattaaattgataaatatgTTATGTGATGgtaataagtgcattatttgcttTGTCCTACGCATTATGGGTACagttttatgcattatttgttcTGACTGGAGCATTATTTGTTGTGATATATGTCAATCCTTGTGCTGCTCATATCATGTTGTCCTTTAATTTGGtgataattttctgatgttTTGATTGTATTTGGTCCAAAGCAGAGAAGCAGCTTAGAGACGAGATAGACGACGCAGTGGACGACATTATACCAGTTGCGTTGGCCAAAAAACGTTGGCATTATTCTGCATTAATGCTTATCATATTTCACGTAATGTAAATGACACAGTAAATAATGCAATgtataaaccaaataatgcacttattcaGAAACGTATTATGTGCAGTACGTTTATTTATGCAGAGCATTACGTATACATACAAAGGCATTATTtacaatatattatgcattatgagatttATCATGTGTATATGGGTGAATTGGTTTTATAGTCCTGAACAGGCGTGTAATTTTTTAGTTTCTTACGTACTTTTGTATTTTGGTATATTATGTGTGtcggcttaaactactaccctaacagttaacatatcatgcattatatatttaataactTGCATTATCTATTAAcagttggtgcattatgtgtatcggcttaaactactaccctagccacgCCAAAATCTAAGCCCTTAACGGCGGACTAATACTCGAGGTCTTTCGTAGAGGTTGTCTTGCTTACACTATACCACACCCTAGCCCCCGgaattgggcaaccctaggggTATGAATGAACCCTAAACTCCAAATAATCAAAACCAGACAAAACGGCTAAGAAGATCAatacattgcagttaacatatcatgcattaAATATTCAATACCATGCATTATCTATAAAcagttggtgcattatgtgtgtcggcttaaactactaccctagccacgCCAAAATCTAAGCCTTTAACGGCGGACTAATACTCGAGGTCTTTCGtagaggttgtgttgcttacaCTATACCACACCCTAGCCCCCGGAATTTggcaaccctaggggaatgaatgAACCATAAAACCTAAATAATCAAAACCAGACAAAACGGCTAAGAAGATCAATACATTATagttaacatatcatgcatcatatattcaataacatgcattatctataaacagttggtgcattatgtgtgtcggcttaaactactaccctagcctCGCCAAAATCTAAACCCTTAAGGACGGACTAATACTCGCGGTCTTTCGTCgaggttgtgttgcttacaaTATACTCCACCCTAGCCCCCGAAATTGGGCAATTAAACCCCAAATAATCAAAACCAGACTAAACGACTAAAAGATCAatacattgcagttaacatatcatgcattatatatttaataacaTGCATTATCTATAAACAATTGGTGCATTATATGTGTCagcttaaactactaccctagccacgCCAAAATCTAAACCCTTAAGGACGGACTAATACTCGCGGTCTTTCGtagaggttgtgttgcttacaCTATACTACACCCTAAATGTTCATTGCatatcacatataatgcattatagaaactaaactatgcattatactatacaatttGTAGATTATGTatatcacatataatgcatcgtcgtcttcgtcttcatcgAAATCTCGATCGAAAACCTTGTGTTAGACGTGAGGATTTTGATTTTTCCTCTGATAATTCCTCAGCAGATACCTCGCCACCTCCTCGACGGGGCGGTTTTGATCCATGACGGGCGCCATGTGCTCTTCGTTGATCACGCTTCTGATGTTGTTCATGTTTAACCAACCCATCCTTAACGACAATCACGCTGACCGGAGAGAATCTCACGGATCTATTTGCGCCGGTGGAGTGGTTTCCTCTTGACGACGGCGTTTTGCTGAGGCAGGATCGGGAGAACGACGAAGCGGATGAGCACTTCGATGAGTTTCTGGATTTCAGCGACGGCGACACGTCACCGTCGATTttgctcttcttcatgtttccGCCGGCGAAGAACGAGTTCAGGAATTCGGCGAGTTTGCCGCCGGGGGAAATCGGTTGCTTCACCTTCTTCAAATCGCCGTAGATTTTCCGCGCTCACAGCCGACGGCAACGTATTCGGATCAATTGTGGGAGTGGAGTGCGATATCGGAATCAGAGGCAGGAAGGAATTGAGCAATATGTTCAATCTATGAAAAGAAACGATAACCGTGAAGATCTTAATGGAGTAAATTAAGGAAGATTCCATAACTAACAAAATATTGTATTTCAATTTTGCCCTTTTCGATTTTTATtagaattaaatttaatgatttaaGCCAATAATTTAGGCCATAGGATGTAGGAAATCaacggctgagatcaagaaggaaatagtagaaaagatgggaaaaggaaatgaatacatccctatatatatatatatataatctatatatatatatatatgattgtatatatatatatatatatatatatatatatagggtcatgatctatggcaaacacctcttaaccatataactagagaacaaataatagccacaagatcaaaaaaatcaaggactaatattaattttcaaatttaatgagatattagctccctcattcacaaatttactccataataacaagtcaggggtattatAGTCATTGCACAGTGAATTAAATCCTTTGATTCACAGCTGTCCTTTGATTTTGATCGGCCGCTGGTGATCGACCTCTCGATTCCGGCGAAGAAGCTGGAGTGGATCGTGTTCGCGGGTGGTGACGATGATGATCATCATGAGCGGGTGGTGGAGGAGCAGCAGCACTACAGGGGGTGAGGCGGCGGCTCTATCGCACGCCCAATTGCTGTAAAAAAACCTgaaccaccgccgccgccgctactAACTCCGCTGCTCTGCACCGCCGCATTTACGGTTCGAGATTGGATTGGAAGGAGATGCCTGTGGGTTGGTGGTGGAAATTGGTGAAATTGATTGAAATTGAGCAAATTTGAGGTTGCTGGGTTTAGTGTTATCATTTGGTTTTTGGTTTTGAGAGGGAATGCAAACAGTGTTTTTGTTATCAGTTT encodes:
- the LOC121785343 gene encoding ribosomal RNA small subunit methyltransferase H-like encodes the protein MALPAASASAKSIFKKLLLLNSPHKFSPARFSASATVNSAIRSKGKSKIKSEPNQQQKQKAELLVKRRTRSDRELDEDVFSKHYGDDTSAHVPVMLGEVLDAFATVNLKSFVDCTLGAGGHSAAIIQAHPEMEFYVGFDVDPVAHQIALDKINYVLDKDSGHSRAHLQVHTLVKNFKSIKTALHDIDENRSPGVQGILMDLGMSSMQVNNAERGFSVLCDGPLDMRMNPQASLKAEDILNLWPDAELGRILRDYGEESNWFTLHKRIVRARSTGGLHTTRQLVDLIRNSSSSAKGGGRQGWIKTATRVFQALRIAVNDELNTLKDSINSCFDSLGPGGRLAVISFHSLEDRIVKQAFLDIINRSDDGAKQLNHSEKLDSYKEKEAWIKQIVRGKDANILTKRPVTPSESEERLNPRSRSAKLRVIEKV